The Candidatus Neomarinimicrobiota bacterium DNA window GGCAAAGTAAGCTCGGATCGGGATGGCAGGCAGCGATAATGTTGATTGGCGGTTTGCCCAGCAGGTGAGGCCTCGAGAAGACATGGAAAGCAGATAACGGGGCAATCGCCTTGAAGCGTAAAGTTGTTGCCACCCGGTCTTATACCTTAATGTAGGCGCTGCCCATCGAATAGGCAGTCCCCAGTTGCTTCCCGATACTGTAATATCCTCCTTGCTCAGGTGTGTAACAAAAAGGCTTGATCAGTTCTATATCAGGACGACCATTTTTATCAAGTACGGTTTCGTCGGCCTTGATGTCAATGATTTCACCGATGAACTGGGTATGAGAGCCGATCTGGTGGATTTGAATAACCCGGCATTCCAGCACAAACTGGAATTCGGCCACATAGGGGGCATCGACCAGGTCGCTTTTTACCGCCGTGAGGCCGGTGTCGCTGAACTTGTCGGTCTCACGACCGGAAACACTGCCAAAGTAGTCAGCTTCCTTAATGTGAGTCTCTGAAGGTATGCTGACGGTAAACGCTTTCCTCTCCATCAGGCATCCATAGGTGTAAGTGGCCTTCCTGATCGAGATTGACACACAGGGGGGCATGCTAGCGCATATACCAGCCCAGGAGACGGCCATGACGTTTGGTTTTCCGTTTGCGTCATAAGTACCGATAATAAAAACCGGAGCCGGATAGACGATCGGCCTGGCACCGACGGAACGCTTCATAATAAGTCCCCTCCGATAATAAATCCCGGCATTTCCGTAATAGTGCTTAATTGAGTTTGGGTTAGCACGACCTATTTTAAGGGCTGAGAAACCGGTTCCGCGATTCTAAAATTCCTGCGCTATAGATTAAGCAGACCCGTTTTAATACATTGTAAGAGTTGCGTGTCGCTTGTAGTTTTTGACCCGTAGGGTATTAGTTATAAAGACGTACAATCATGACCGGAAGTATTTGGAGATATGCCCTATGATTTGCGCTATGAGCACCTGAGATGAAGAAATACAGATTCCTGGACCACACCGCGGACGTGAAGTTCCAGGCCTTCGGCGCAACCCTGGAAGAGTTATTTACGAATGCTGCCCTCGCCATGGCCAGCTTGATGTGTAAGGAGAAAATCAGTGCCCGAAGCAGCGTACGGGTGCACGTTGAAGGCCGGGACCTGGAAAATCTGCTCTATAATTTCCTGGAGGAGTTCCTGGTTCTGTTCGACAGCCGGAGTTTCCTGCTCGCAAAAGTTGAGACTATTGCGATAGACGACCGGGAATTGAGACTGGACGCTGAAGCGGTTGGAGATCTGGCGGGGAATTACGAGATTTATCTGGGAATCAAGGCTGTAACTTATAGCGATATGGTCGTGAGAGAAGAGAACAATACTTGGTTAGCACAGGTGGTTCTAGATGTCTGAAATAGAACTTAAGCGAGTCTCGAAGTATATATACGAAATACCCATGAAGGGGGGGATGAAAGTCCCCGGGACGGTTTTCGCTTCGGAGAAGCTGTTAAAGGCCATCAGCAGGGACAGGACCCTCGAGCAGGTGCAGAACGTCGCTTTTCTTCCGGGTATCCTGAAGGCCTCGATGGTATTGAGCGATGCGCATCAGGGCTACGGCTTCCCCATCGGAGGGGTGGCGGCCTTTGATCTGGATGAAGGTATCATTTCCCCCGGCGGCGTGGGATACGACATAAACTGCGGGGTCCGTCTGTTAAGGACTAATCTGACGAAACCGGACATTCTGGCCCGGCAGAAAGAGGTCGTCGAAGCGCTCTACCGCAAGATTCCTTCCGGCGTTGGCCGCGGCAGCAAATTCAAACTGACGGGTCGGGAGCTGGATAACGTCCTGGAAGGTGGTGCGCCCTACATAGTCGACAAGGGCTATGGCAGCCGGCAGGACTATCTGCACCTGGAAGAAGAGGGGTGCATGCAGGGGGCCGATAGCGGTAAGGTGTCACAGCGGGCCAAGGAGCGCGGTATCGGGCAATTAGGCACCCTGGGGGCGGGGAACCATTTCCTGGAGATCCAGGTCATTGGAGAGATCTATGATGATGAAGTGGCCCGGGCCTTGATGCTGTCTGAAGGCCAGATCATGATTATGATTCACTGCGGATCACGCGGCCTGGGACACCAGGTGGCCTCCGATTACATCAAGCAGATGGAGCGCGAATACGGCATCGAAGACCTGCCTGACCGGGAACTCATCCATGCCCCCATCAAAAGCCAGCTTGGTAAAGACTACGTTGCCGCCATGGCCGCTGCCATGAACTTCGCGTTTGCCAATCGCCAGGTCATCACCCATTGGACCCGGGAAGAGATGCAGTACCTGTTCCCAAACGTTACGGTGGAAACGCTCTACGACGTGTGCCATAACATCGCCAAGTTCGAGGAGCACGTCATAGATGGCCGGAAGCGGACGGTCTGCGTCCATCGTAAGGGCGCCACCCGCAGCTTCGGGTCGGGGAGGCAGGAGATTCCCGTTACTTACCGGGAGGTGGGTCAGCCGGTGCTCATCCCCGGTAGTATGGGCACGGCCTCTTATCTGCTGATCGGCACGCGGGAGTCGGAAGAGCTGACCTTCGGTAGCTGCGCGCATGGTGCCGGCCGGGTCATCAGCCGCAGAGCCGCGCTGAGAACCCTCCGGGGGGAGGAGGTCCAGAAGCAGCTGGAATCGAAAGGCATCGCGGTTCGCGCCGGCGGCTGGCGGTCCATCGCCGAGGAAGCCCCGCAAGCCTACAAGGATATCGACGAAGTCATCGCGGTTATGCACGAGCTGAACATCAGCCGCAAGGTGGCCCGGATGACGCCCCTGGCCGTTGTTAAGGGGTAGCGGCTGGCTGCTTGGGACTTGAAGAAATAAACCGCCAAGGCTTGTCCGTTCGACTGAGCCCCGCCCTGAGCCGGACCGAACCCCGCCGATGGCGGGGGATGGGACGCCAGGACGTCAAGGAAGACCCGCTGAGATCACTCGGCTACATTACACCACGCCGGGCAAGCCCCTGAGACTTCCGTCTTCACTTAGCCTGAAAAGTCGTGTGGCCCTGCGGGGCGCTTAAGCGGGAGCATGTTGGGCGGGGAGAAGGATTAAAACGAGGATATTGGCCTGGCTACCGGGAATTTTTATGGGTGCGGCACGATGTTCAAGATTGTTATTTCACCCGGTTGGGGGCCATAGTACCAGAATACCCTATAGGCGCTTGGCCGCCTAGGTTGGGCGTATGATTCAAACACCGGTTCTCTGTTTGGCCCCCTTAATGAGCGGTATCGCTGGCTATTCAGGCCGGGGTGTCGTGGATTATCAGAGAGGAAGCGCAGCGTCTTGGTAACTGCTTTATGTTCCTCCATGCTTGATTTGCTCCTTCCCAATCTCTCCAACTGCTGCTTACTGGTCTCGGTGAATAATAAAGTAAACGCCATTGGCCTTCCCTTGGATTCTGACCAATACTGCTATTGAGAGCCAAGGAAGCTATCGAGATCATCAACCCTTGTTATCCTGCCTTCTCGTGCGTCTCCGAGAGCTTTCCTGAAGCTCTCTCTAATCTCCGGGTCCCGCCAGATCCACATCTCATTGGCAGGTATATGAACCATTGGCGTGAGTAGTAGGAATCCTTCTTCGCTGGCATAGACCTTAAAGCTCTCGATGGAGCCAAGTCCTTTTAACAGCTCAAATACTTTCTTTCCCAAGTTAATCCTGTGCTTATTATCAAAGGGCCTTGATTCAATGAACTGGAACTGCTGTCCTGATAACTCAATTCTATCAGGAGCATCAGTCCCGCTTTCTGTTTCACCCCGCATTCCTACCTCCTTTTTCATTGCCTGCAAGGGAATATTAATCTCGGCGCTTGATATAGCGCAAGAAAAAAGTGGGAGAATCCTACTTTACCATTTTCCCATTTGACAGTTGTTATCGCTAATCACCTGGAATGGTTATCCCCACCTCAGCGGCGGCAAGCTATTTCCCATCACCGAAGCGGGATATCGTCCGGGCAGTATAAGAAACGGCCCCGCAGGCACGCAGGCCCCGGAGCCGTCAGTTACGTTAAGCTAATTATCGGACGGCTTTCAGGAAACCAGACCGGTCCTAATCCTCATCCTCCTCCTCTTTTACCTCGACCCGGACCTTTTTCTTCACTTTCTTGCCCTGCTCGTCTTTCCATTTCAGAATATGGATGTCACCCGATTTGAACTCTTGCTCGATCTTCTTCAGGTATTCCTCGGGGTTGTCAACCTTCTTGCCATTCACCCACACGCTCACGGTGGTGTCACCTTTGTCGGTAATCTTCTTCTCTACCCTGATGTCCTTCACCTTATCCAGATCACCGCCCTCGTGTATAAAGGACATGCCCGCATGCGGGTGGCCGTAGAAGGCGCGGGGGAAGCGATCGCGATACCCGGCGCGGCTCACGAATAGCAGTATAACAAAGGCCAGCACAACGGCCAGAAAGAGATATTTCCATAATAAGTTCAGTTTATCCTTCAGGTCCATCTTGTTCCTCTTGTTGGTTGATTGTATTAGTGAATCGGATTGGATTGTTGCGGATTAGACTCGCCGGGCAGGGAAAAGTTCCGGGAGTTCTGGAGGCTTGGGGCTTGAATAAATAAACCGCCCGCGCTTGTCCGTTCGGCTGAGCCCCGCCCTGCCGGGACTCACGATGATGGTAGGTCTGAGAGGGGGGATATATACTTGCCGGGTGCGCCGGTGCTATTCAATCTCCCGCTGCCAGCATTGACCTGGACCACAGGTGATTGGCATCCAGTCGTTGAGCCTCGCGAAACTCCGCTCCAGCCATTCCGCTTTCGTTGCGGCCGGCATGTCCCAGCCCCAGCAGGTAATGGGCTTGTGCTCGCCATACATTTTCCGATTGCTGGAAGCCGAATTTTGCGAAAAAATCAAGGGGCGGTTCGGCCTTCAACATATCCCGGCCCTGCTGGAGCAATCGTTCAAAGATGATATTTGCCTCGTGAATACGGCCGAGCTTGCGCAGGGCCATTCCCTGGTAGTAACTGAGGTCCGATAAATCCCGCTGATAGGCGACGGACCTGTTGAAGTGTTCTCTGGCCCGGCTCAAGTCACCCAGGTCCTCGTAGGCGGTACCGATCAGATAGTCCACTTTCGGCTCAATTCCGCTTTTGGCTCGCCATACCTGCAGATTGCCCGGGTAGGCCAACGACATCCGATAATGCTGCAGGGCTTGCCGGTGCTGCTTCTTTCGCGCAAGCTCAAGTCCTTTCAGCAAATGGGCGTTTTCGTAGACCGTTCGGATGTCCCCGCCGCCTTCCCAGACATGAAATTGATGCTCATTCAAAAGCTGGATCGCCCGATCATAGTTGCCCATCAGGATGAGCAGGGCAATCTCGCTCGTGAGGGCATCATCTCGGCGGCTGACGGTCTCGTGGTGCCTCTTCAATAG harbors:
- a CDS encoding flavin reductase family protein, with the protein product MKRSVGARPIVYPAPVFIIGTYDANGKPNVMAVSWAGICASMPPCVSISIRKATYTYGCLMERKAFTVSIPSETHIKEADYFGSVSGRETDKFSDTGLTAVKSDLVDAPYVAEFQFVLECRVIQIHQIGSHTQFIGEIIDIKADETVLDKNGRPDIELIKPFCYTPEQGGYYSIGKQLGTAYSMGSAYIKV
- a CDS encoding archease, which gives rise to MKKYRFLDHTADVKFQAFGATLEELFTNAALAMASLMCKEKISARSSVRVHVEGRDLENLLYNFLEEFLVLFDSRSFLLAKVETIAIDDRELRLDAEAVGDLAGNYEIYLGIKAVTYSDMVVREENNTWLAQVVLDV
- a CDS encoding RtcB family protein, encoding MSEIELKRVSKYIYEIPMKGGMKVPGTVFASEKLLKAISRDRTLEQVQNVAFLPGILKASMVLSDAHQGYGFPIGGVAAFDLDEGIISPGGVGYDINCGVRLLRTNLTKPDILARQKEVVEALYRKIPSGVGRGSKFKLTGRELDNVLEGGAPYIVDKGYGSRQDYLHLEEEGCMQGADSGKVSQRAKERGIGQLGTLGAGNHFLEIQVIGEIYDDEVARALMLSEGQIMIMIHCGSRGLGHQVASDYIKQMEREYGIEDLPDRELIHAPIKSQLGKDYVAAMAAAMNFAFANRQVITHWTREEMQYLFPNVTVETLYDVCHNIAKFEEHVIDGRKRTVCVHRKGATRSFGSGRQEIPVTYREVGQPVLIPGSMGTASYLLIGTRESEELTFGSCAHGAGRVISRRAALRTLRGEEVQKQLESKGIAVRAGGWRSIAEEAPQAYKDIDEVIAVMHELNISRKVARMTPLAVVKG